Proteins found in one Pseudomonas mosselii genomic segment:
- a CDS encoding LysR substrate-binding domain-containing protein, with amino-acid sequence MSAPKRRNAPAIVNHLVAFEAAARLGSFRAAADELHVTPGAVAQQVRTLEDKLGRPLFERLPRGLRPNPDGADYLTRVRLALDIIEDATGELLERDSQRDPRQILLSTTPAFASRWLIPRLGLLAQAHPQVALMIDASDTTRPLNGKGAVDLAVRWGAPPFADAYAMPLLPGVAVPVCAPALRGERPWRLATDLAQQPLISDSHNNWKRWFDHYALPGTRFSGPVFSQTILAIEAAEQGMGIALVPRLLVENALRAGTLVLALEDHELQSDAGFHLLAGHAPQAGSAAEQVVRWLQAQANKQD; translated from the coding sequence ATGAGCGCGCCCAAGCGACGCAATGCCCCCGCCATCGTCAACCACCTGGTGGCCTTCGAGGCCGCCGCCCGCCTGGGCAGCTTCCGCGCCGCCGCCGACGAGCTGCACGTCACCCCCGGCGCCGTTGCCCAGCAGGTGCGCACCCTCGAGGACAAGCTCGGGCGCCCGCTGTTCGAACGCCTGCCCCGAGGCCTGCGACCCAACCCGGACGGCGCCGACTACCTGACCCGCGTGCGCCTGGCGTTGGACATCATCGAGGATGCCACCGGCGAACTGCTGGAGCGCGACAGCCAGCGCGATCCCCGGCAGATCCTGCTCAGCACCACCCCCGCCTTCGCCAGCCGCTGGTTGATCCCGCGCCTGGGCCTGTTGGCCCAGGCACACCCGCAGGTGGCGCTGATGATCGACGCCTCCGACACTACCCGCCCCCTGAACGGCAAGGGTGCCGTGGACCTTGCCGTGCGCTGGGGAGCGCCGCCCTTCGCCGACGCCTACGCCATGCCCCTGCTGCCCGGCGTGGCGGTACCGGTGTGCGCGCCGGCACTGCGCGGCGAGCGCCCTTGGCGGCTAGCCACGGATCTTGCGCAGCAGCCGCTGATCTCCGACAGCCACAACAACTGGAAGCGCTGGTTCGATCACTACGCGCTGCCCGGCACGCGCTTCAGCGGCCCGGTGTTCTCCCAGACCATCCTCGCCATCGAGGCCGCCGAGCAAGGCATGGGCATCGCCCTGGTACCCCGCCTGCTGGTAGAAAATGCCCTCAGGGCCGGCACCTTGGTACTGGCCCTGGAGGACCATGAGCTGCAAAGCGATGCCGGCTTTCACCTGCTCGCCGGCCATGCTCCGCAGGCAGGCTCGGCCGCCGAGCAGGTGGTGCGCTGGCTGCAGGCGCAAGCGAACAAGCAAGACTGA
- a CDS encoding GNAT family N-acetyltransferase has product MSTSMFRQATATDVDRCYQIETSAYEGDEAATREKIATRIAQYPEGFLVLEADGQVIGFINSGCADQVVMSDEAFKELVGHDPQAPNVVIMSVVLDPAYQGLGHASRLMARFVEQMRERGKATIHLMCKDRHVGLYEKMGYTYVRPSASDHGGMAWHEMIMVL; this is encoded by the coding sequence ATGAGCACCTCGATGTTCCGCCAGGCCACGGCAACCGACGTGGACCGCTGCTACCAGATCGAAACCAGCGCCTACGAAGGCGACGAAGCCGCCACCCGTGAGAAGATCGCCACGCGCATCGCCCAGTACCCGGAGGGCTTCCTGGTGCTGGAGGCCGATGGCCAGGTGATCGGCTTCATCAACAGCGGCTGCGCCGACCAGGTGGTGATGTCCGACGAGGCCTTCAAGGAGCTGGTCGGACACGACCCGCAGGCGCCTAACGTGGTGATCATGTCGGTGGTGCTCGACCCGGCGTACCAGGGCCTGGGCCATGCCAGCCGGCTGATGGCGCGCTTCGTCGAGCAGATGCGCGAGCGCGGCAAGGCGACCATTCACCTGATGTGCAAGGATCGCCACGTCGGGCTGTACGAGAAGATGGGCTACACCTATGTACGCCCGTCGGCCTCCGATCATGGCGGCATGGCCTGGCACGAAATGATCATGGTGCTCTGA
- a CDS encoding LysR family transcriptional regulator yields the protein MALDMLREIQAFVSVAHKRSFVSAARALGRSPSAVTRAVQALEDNSGAKLFNRSASSVSLTEAGERLLPHAERLLDVQRDAADELAALTGDAQGWIRLAAPEVLALQVLPSVLAEFARRHPHVTLDVQYGDQAFDPLQGKLDFVIRGAFPQSSELIGYPLWRYRRHLYASPQYLALAGTPQVLEDLERHTLILHTAPRILKAWHFSKDGHTVSLRPRPRLRLGSGVAVLQSTLAGAGIARLADWLGEPEVRAGRLVRVCPDYHLTSSTGQDPQMHAVYPAGDRPAKVRELLQALREAGLRSGKQP from the coding sequence ATGGCACTGGACATGCTGCGTGAAATACAGGCGTTCGTCAGCGTCGCGCACAAGCGCAGCTTCGTCAGCGCCGCCCGTGCCCTGGGGCGTTCGCCCAGCGCGGTGACCCGAGCTGTGCAGGCCCTGGAGGATAACAGCGGCGCCAAGCTGTTCAACCGCAGCGCCAGTTCGGTTTCCCTGACCGAAGCTGGCGAGCGGCTACTGCCCCACGCCGAACGCTTGCTGGATGTGCAACGGGATGCCGCCGACGAACTGGCGGCGCTGACCGGCGACGCCCAAGGCTGGATTCGCCTGGCCGCGCCCGAGGTGCTGGCCCTGCAAGTGCTGCCATCGGTGCTGGCCGAATTTGCCCGGCGCCACCCCCACGTCACCCTCGACGTACAGTACGGCGACCAGGCTTTCGACCCGTTGCAAGGCAAGCTGGATTTCGTGATCCGCGGGGCCTTCCCGCAGTCCAGCGAGCTGATCGGCTATCCACTATGGCGTTACCGCCGCCATCTCTACGCCAGCCCTCAGTACCTGGCGTTGGCCGGCACACCGCAGGTACTGGAAGACCTGGAGCGGCATACGCTGATTCTGCACACCGCGCCGCGCATCCTGAAGGCCTGGCATTTCAGCAAGGATGGACACACCGTGAGCCTGCGCCCGCGGCCTCGGCTGCGCCTGGGCTCGGGGGTGGCGGTGCTGCAGAGTACCCTGGCGGGGGCCGGTATCGCCCGGCTGGCGGATTGGCTGGGGGAGCCGGAGGTACGTGCCGGGCGCCTGGTGCGGGTCTGTCCCGACTACCACCTGACATCCAGCACCGGACAGGACCCGCAGATGCACGCCGTGTACCCAGCCGGCGACCGGCCGGCGAAGGTCCGCGAACTGCTGCAAGCCCTGCGCGAAGCTGGCCTGCGCAGTGGGAAACAGCCCTGA
- a CDS encoding SH3 domain-containing protein, with amino-acid sequence MNYVVIAAHRSEYPAPITFAQGTLLDIGQRYEGDEHWEDWYLCSCHGQEPGWVPGQLIERLGVGRGRAVEAYSAHELDVDPGQPLEGLRPLNGWIWCRRAGNGELGWVPLAKLRLLD; translated from the coding sequence GTGAACTACGTCGTGATTGCCGCACACCGCAGTGAATACCCTGCGCCCATCACCTTTGCCCAGGGCACGTTGCTGGATATTGGCCAGCGTTACGAGGGCGACGAGCACTGGGAGGACTGGTACTTGTGCAGTTGCCACGGTCAGGAGCCGGGCTGGGTGCCCGGCCAGCTCATCGAGCGGCTGGGCGTCGGTCGAGGCAGGGCAGTGGAGGCCTATTCGGCGCATGAACTGGACGTTGACCCCGGCCAGCCGCTGGAGGGCCTGCGCCCGCTGAACGGCTGGATCTGGTGTCGTCGTGCCGGTAACGGGGAGCTTGGCTGGGTGCCGCTGGCGAAGCTGCGCCTGCTGGATTGA
- a CDS encoding cysteine hydrolase family protein, with protein MTALANNAALLIIDMQNGINHPRLGRRNNPEAEQRINQLLASWRASMRPVVHVRHVSRDPDSVFWPGQPGCEFQPAFTPHASETVFEKHVPDAFCNSGLERWLHQRGISQLVIVGVITNNSVESTARSAGNLGFDTVVVADACYTFDQHDLQGRLWPAEDVHALALGNLAMDYARILDSAAVLAMA; from the coding sequence ATGACCGCGCTCGCCAACAACGCCGCCCTGCTGATCATCGACATGCAGAACGGCATCAACCACCCTCGCCTGGGCCGTCGCAACAACCCCGAAGCCGAACAGCGCATCAACCAACTGCTCGCTTCTTGGCGCGCGAGCATGCGCCCGGTGGTGCATGTGCGCCATGTTTCCCGCGATCCCGATTCGGTGTTCTGGCCGGGCCAACCCGGTTGCGAGTTCCAGCCCGCCTTCACTCCGCACGCCAGCGAGACCGTGTTCGAAAAACACGTGCCCGACGCCTTCTGCAACAGTGGGCTTGAACGCTGGCTGCACCAGCGCGGCATCAGCCAGCTGGTCATCGTTGGGGTGATCACCAACAACTCGGTGGAGTCGACCGCACGCTCGGCAGGTAACCTGGGGTTCGATACGGTAGTGGTGGCCGATGCCTGCTACACCTTCGACCAGCACGACTTGCAGGGCCGACTGTGGCCGGCGGAGGATGTCCATGCCCTGGCGCTGGGCAACCTGGCCATGGACTATGCGCGGATTCTCGACAGCGCGGCTGTCCTGGCCATGGCCTGA
- a CDS encoding SDR family oxidoreductase, with the protein MSSQKVAIITAGGSGMGAEAARRLAADGFRVAILSSSGKGEALAAELGGIGVTGSNQSVEDLQRLVDTVIQQWGRVDVLVNSAGHGPRAPILELSDDDWHRGMEVYFLNVVRPTRLVTPIMQRQGGGAIINISTFAAFEPDPAFPTSGVFRAGLAAFTKLFADRYAAENIRMNNVLPGFIDSLPEKEEFRNRIPMERYGKAEEIAATVAFLASEGAGYITGQNLRVDGGITRSV; encoded by the coding sequence ATGTCTTCGCAGAAAGTCGCAATCATTACCGCAGGTGGCAGTGGCATGGGCGCTGAGGCCGCACGGCGGCTGGCCGCTGATGGCTTCAGGGTGGCGATCCTGTCGTCGTCCGGCAAGGGCGAGGCGCTGGCGGCCGAGCTGGGCGGCATCGGCGTGACCGGCTCGAACCAGTCGGTAGAAGACCTGCAGCGTCTGGTGGATACCGTGATACAGCAGTGGGGGCGGGTTGATGTGCTGGTCAACAGCGCAGGCCATGGCCCGCGCGCACCGATCCTCGAGCTGAGCGACGATGACTGGCACCGCGGCATGGAGGTGTACTTCCTCAACGTGGTGCGCCCGACTCGCCTGGTGACGCCGATCATGCAGCGCCAGGGCGGCGGCGCCATCATCAACATCTCGACCTTCGCCGCCTTCGAGCCGGATCCGGCGTTCCCGACCTCCGGGGTGTTCCGTGCCGGGCTCGCGGCCTTCACCAAGCTGTTCGCCGACCGTTACGCGGCCGAGAACATCCGCATGAACAACGTGCTGCCGGGCTTTATCGACAGCCTGCCGGAGAAAGAAGAATTCCGTAACCGGATTCCGATGGAGCGGTACGGCAAGGCCGAGGAGATCGCGGCCACTGTCGCCTTCCTGGCCTCCGAGGGCGCGGGCTACATCACTGGGCAGAACCTGAGGGTCGATGGCGGCATTACCCGTTCGGTGTAA